Within the Cryptococcus deuterogattii R265 chromosome 14, complete sequence genome, the region CACGCACTCCATCTGTTCATCTCTTGTCGAAGATCTCAAGACGTATGACTCTACACTCACTACCCCTCCTGCCAGCTCTTCACGGGTACCAGCACCTGCTGGTTCCGGTGGAtctttctctgctttcCTGGACCGTgctttggaagaaatgTACGTTCCTTGGCTAGAAGGAACCAGATATCTTGAATGTGAGAGCAAAAACTTGGTCGAGCTTTATGCTGGATTACTCAGTCGCTTTACGCGTTATCATGTACGTCCTTCTTATTACTGCAATTTTCCACGACTAATGAGAGTGTGTAGGAAACGGTTTTGCAAGCCAAACCAAAttcccttctcaacaaggtcGTCCATCAACTCGCAACCAGCGGTTCGTCCGCcacaacatcttccaccgcCCAAAcggctgctgctgccatATCCAAATATGCCAATctcttcacttcctcctctaaCCCCAAAACCGGTACTGCGACACCTACCCTCCCTCCATCATTCCAAAAGCCCGGTCTCACAGGACAGTTGCGTGGCGCAAATGGTGGTGATACAACGGCAAGGGGAACAGGTAGTTCCACGCCTGTCATAAGGTCTGCTGCTGGGCAGGAACTGAAGGGAGATTTGGTAAATAAGGGCTTGGAAGATAAAGTCTGGTCGACAGATGGTACCTTGGCGCCGGCTATGGctgagaggatgatgaagtggCATGCTGAGGCAGTGGGAAGGGCTGTAGAGCTAAGTAATAGTGGAGATGTGTAAGTCTAGTGGAAAAGATTGCAGCTGTCGAATTGGGCTGATGAGATTGCAGCGGTAAGAATGCTCTGGCATTGCTGAAAGTGTTGTCCGAGGCTATTGGCCGGTCGTTCATCGAGACTGCTCTTGATTCGTGAGTCGTCCTGTTAGTCGTAGCTCTGTATACTGCTGACATCTCCCCGCTTGCAGTGCCTTTGCGAGATTGGAGCAGCAAGATAGCAAAACTGAACCGGatcttcaacttctcgcAATACTCAAAGCGGCGGACCAGATTTGTCACCTGTGGCAACGCTACACTACTATGGCTCTGTTCCCTCTGGCAGGCTCAAATGTACATATTAGGAGAGAAATGATCACGCTCAACTCGCACAGTGTagtgaggatggagggcAAAGTGAATAATGTCATACAGAAGGCGATCGACAGTGAGTTTCTATTaaaaaaaacaaataaCTTTGAGGGCTGGAAAGGCTGACAGCCCCAAAAGACGTAATTAGTTGGTTAAGCTATCTCCTCACCaaacaaaagaagaatgattACAAGCCTAAGAACGATGACCTTTCTTTTGCGCGGACGATCACCGAACCATGTGAACTTTGTTGCGAGTTTTTGACCACCGTCAAGGATGCTGCAAACGAGGGGCTGAGTGGGAAGAATGCAGAGGCTTTCTTGACAGAGGTTGGAGTGTCATTCCACACGTAAGCTTCTATGCCCTATTTACGTTCAAGCACGACTGATGGTAGTGTCACAAGACTATTATTGGATCATTACAAGAAATTCCCGGTAAATCCGACCGGTGGTCTGATGTTGACAAAGTAGGAATTTGCGTGTGATTAATAACAACAAGAACTAACAATCGATTTCCAGGGATCTTGCCTCATATCAAGATGTCATGGCCTCTTACGGTGTACCCGCTATCAACGACCGCTTCGATATGCTTCGTCAGCTCGGCAATTCATTCATCGTACAACCCAACGTCCTCAAATCTTATCTCACCGAGTCTCATCTCGGCCGCATCGATGCCCGGTTACTACGCCCTTACCTTGCCCAACGCTCAGATTACCCCCAGTTCTCTCGCTCACTTCAGCTTGATGAAGGCTTGCCTGCAGGTGCAGCTTCCGATGGCACTCTTACCACATTTCACGCCCCAGGTCATGGGCATGGGTTATTCAAAAGTTCGAGACTGAGTACCATGAGTGGCGTCGCTGGTGCGGGGATGGGCAAGTTAAAAGATATGTTGAAAGAACTTGATTCTCTGTCTCCGGAGGAGGTTTCGGGAGCACGAGCCAATGCTCCCAAAACTCCGGCAGCTTATCAACCTATGCCCATGTTTTACATGCACTAGGAATATTACGATCAGTCCAGTTGTATTATACATGTATGATTTTGTATACCCATGCATCTACTCAACGATTACGCGGTGCTCAGTTGCTCGGACTCATCTAGCGTAGTGTTCCAATCCTCCCCGTTGATGCTCATCGAACGAAGGAGCTCGAAACCATTGGATTATATTTATGCATGCAAATGAAATGCCGTTTCGGAAATCCCATCTGGCGTAGGAGGAAACTTGCATAAAACCAATGAGAGCTCACCAAGGTCAGTTCATTTTGGCCATCGCAACAAGAGGGCATCGAACACGATATCCTGTATTCGACAAGGGCTCATAGAGGATACCTAAACTTAAGGTTCTCTCTATCCGTCAGATCCAAGTCCGTCTCATGAATCTTGAGCACCTCATGACCCTCCCCGAAAATCGCTAATAGTTCCTTGTCCGCCTCGCCTTCGGCTAATTGTTGCTCTGCGATCAACTTATCACGACGATCGTTCTCCCTTTTCAGGTAAAATCTGATCAGGAGACACATGAGTGGGCACATAACCCATGCCGCGGTCATAAACGCCCAGGGAAGTCTATAGCGAGGTTGATACTTTTCCTGCCAAAACCTTAATTGATCAACATAAGATAAGTATGTTCTAAAATTGGAGAACAACAAGGACGACTTACTCGGGTGCGATCATGTTTGATGCAGCTGCAGCAATGACACAGGTAGTCATTAGACACATCTTCTTGGTATAGCCTGTAGTTGTTGTTCCTGCCCAAGTGAGGCCAAGCAAATACGATGGTTTGAACGAGGAAATTTGAGTACCAACAACAAGGGCAACTTTGTTTGACCATGGGGCGGTTAACTGAAACTCCATTAGTTCAAAACTTGCCTCCAGATTTGCTAGCAATCACAAGCTGCCCACCTCGATGATACCGCCAATCGTGCATGGGAGATATGAAATAGCGCAAACGTATCCCGTTCCTAGTTTAGTGCCATACATCATAGCAGCAGTGATAAGGACAAGCACGGATCCCCAGAGGGGCTTAGCAATGTTCAGTAACGCACTCTCGGCTGGAGTGAAGCCGAAACCGACAACAATAAGGGGTAGCTGCTGAGATGTGTTGTTGGGAATTTCATTCCAAAACATATGGAAactgatgatgagaaatCAGCGTACAACAGGTGGACAGGATAGCAAGACGTACAAGAACATCCAACTTTTTATGTCTGTGAAGCATTCTTGCACTTGAGACCATTTGAAAGTCGAGTTCGCAATCCCCGAATGTGTATCTCGGATCATGGTGATAGTGTGTACTTTTTGTTCGGTATTTAGCCACTTGGCATCAACAGGAGAGTTGGGAAGCTGTGGAGTACGAGTTGGCTACGGTACAGAGAGTTGCAAAAGGGACGTACAAATATGACCAGGGGGGCGAAAATAACTAAAGTGATAATAGCGCACATGATATTCATCCATTTCCAAGATGCAATGCCTGCTACAAGCACGCCACTTCCCTCATCGATAATCAACTTGTATGCCACCATAGTGAGTAATACGTTGGCGACGCTGCCGGCAGACCACCAGAGGAGCTGAACCCATGGGCTGTTCTTtggagggaaaaaggaCTGGTGAAGCACAGTAGTGGATGGAATGATTTGTGAGGCCGTCTAGACAAAAGTCAATATCAGAAACGGGATGTAATACGAAACTCACTAATCCCAAAAGGAATCGAACTGCCATGAGCTGTTGTCCAGTCTTAACGGCAGGATGTACGCCAACCAGTAATGCCCAGATAAAAAGCGAGCCTGTGATGAAGCGTTTGTGTCCAATCTGCTGAGCTATCCATGCTCCGGGCCATAAACCTACAAGATATCCAGTATAGTACAGGACAAAGAGATCGTTATACTGCTTCTTGGTCATATTGACGTCGTCAAAGATACCCATCGTGCTCGCTTGCGAAAGCGTCGATTCGTCAAGATGAATCAAGAATGAAATCCACCATGTTTGACAGAGTAGATACCAAAAATTCCTTCTAGTGAGAGCATGTACCATCTCGGGGGTGAGAGGACGAGCGGCTTCCTTGTGCTCATTGTAGAATTTGGTCGTGTTGTCGGTATCGGCTTCCGTGATTAGTACCCTTGAGTTAGTATTGGTGCCGGTATTGAGCTCGGGAAGATTGCGGATAGCTTCCTTGGAGTCGTCTGCAAATTCTCCTGCTTTTGAATTTCGACTTGCCATGGCTGTTTATGATGCCACCAATGGGCCGACGATCGCGATTGTTTCTCACTAAGCGATTAAGGAATGATAAGAAGTCAGAATTTACAGAACGGTCCAACATACGGTCATAAGCTTCATTTGGATACCTTACGTTTGCTCGCACATGTTCTTATTGGTGAATGAATATCGGGAATACTAAGCGCATAACCTCATAAAAATAAAGCGCTCATCTTGGCACTTGGCACCTCCATGGATGACTTACGTAAATTACTCGATACATACCACCGGAGGCATTAATGACCGATATTGGACTAAAATGGTGCATCCGAGCATTTAATCAGTTCCGGCTGAGCCGGAGCTAAGAGTGAGTATGAATATCAAGAGTGGTATAAACTAAAAACATTTGGCGGTTCACAAGCGGGAGTTGATGG harbors:
- a CDS encoding exocyst complex component protein, producing the protein MSAQDVPPRRPAKRNTTTAFTSSKPRDPAIERTLQLSTFENNYSTEEFIGTLSEKLIAESKANPGPFNPTPFLQTFSPALDTLLELRKQVAERTKKMETDVRRAEREYGKRLRELDGGFEAIGKSFANLETKVTDVGRTAVRIGEQLENLHQTRSTAQNTSLLLSYYLSLTHQTAITGENTSPLEQLFATRTSRQGREKLAVVLRRLMAIAKDVADNAATALSEAEAGAVPKEVTNGDGESQEPVVSQKVVSKRRMDREKAERVRDEIEGYCERFEKELLKLFDRSYRKGDPRMMAHCAKTLQEFNGGASCIQIYVNQHDFFIKDHSQIEKDEQDGARVDIWATIGNPDEPPPTTEPGLEALCNSIRSTVSQESQIMKAVFYPNSSAVMEGFLQRIFAQVIQQHLEGLVQRASSISTLAILRILHFTHSICSSLVEDLKTYDSTLTTPPASSSRVPAPAGSGGSFSAFLDRALEEMYVPWLEGTRYLECESKNLVELYAGLLSRFTRYHETVLQAKPNSLLNKVVHQLATSGSSATTSSTAQTAAAAISKYANLFTSSSNPKTGTATPTLPPSFQKPGLTGQLRGANGGDTTARGTGSSTPVIRSAAGQELKGDLVNKGLEDKVWSTDGTLAPAMAERMMKWHAEAVGRAVELSNSGDVGKNALALLKVLSEAIGRSFIETALDSAFARLEQQDSKTEPDLQLLAILKAADQICHLWQRYTTMALFPLAGSNVHIRREMITLNSHSVVRMEGKVNNVIQKAIDNVISWLSYLLTKQKKNDYKPKNDDLSFARTITEPCELCCEFLTTVKDAANEGLSGKNAEAFLTEVGVSFHTLLLDHYKKFPVNPTGGLMLTKDLASYQDVMASYGVPAINDRFDMLRQLGNSFIVQPNVLKSYLTESHLGRIDARLLRPYLAQRSDYPQFSRSLQLDEGLPAGAASDGTLTTFHAPGHGHGLFKSSRLSTMSGVAGAGMGKLKDMLKELDSLSPEEVSGARANAPKTPAAYQPMPMFYMH